The following coding sequences lie in one Takifugu flavidus isolate HTHZ2018 chromosome 4, ASM371156v2, whole genome shotgun sequence genomic window:
- the LOC130524626 gene encoding transmembrane protein 88, whose protein sequence is MCGVDLELDDGGSGEEEKEEDLWVEEGVKMLPPPVAHSGDSAWGGRRGRCCCVACGAALLLWNLCVVSACLLLLALVFSLVLLPALLLLYTGFLCHSRVLHAPFAICRYLDDNSCSALIILGFVMMSPLVVVAAAIFCELLRRLRLLLLIQPLKRARYRGPLLDWTGGVHAWV, encoded by the exons ATGTGCGGCGTGGACCTGGAACTGGACGATGGAGGATCAggcgaggaggagaaagaggaagacctctgggtggaggagggggtgaagaTGCTGCCCCCTCCCGTGGCCCACAGCGGGGACAGCGCGTGGGGCGGCCGCAGGGGCAGGTGCTGCTGCGTGGCCTGCGGCGCCGCGCTGCTCCTGTGGAACCTGTGTGTGGTCTCggcctgcctgctgctgctggctctggTCTTCTCTTTGGTGCTTCTGCCGGCCTTGCTGCTGCTCTACACCGGCTTCCTCTGCCACTCCAGG GTCCTCCATGCTCCCTTTGCCATCTGCCGTTACCTTGACGACAACAGCTGCTCTGCCCTCATCATTCTGGGGTTTGTGATGATGTCCCCCCTCGTGGTTGTGGCAGCTGCCATCTTCTGCGAGCTGCTCCGAAGGCttcggctcctcctcctcattcagCCCCTCAAGCGCGCGCGGTACCGCGGCCCGCTGCTGGACTGGACAGGCGGCGTCCACGCCTGGGTCTGA
- the nbl1 gene encoding neuroblastoma suppressor of tumorigenicity 1 yields MGKGAVMWQRIQICCTLFALCSAAPPAHINRLALFPDKSAWCEAKNITQIVGHTGCLPQSIQNRACLGQCFSYSVPNTFPQSTESLVHCDSCMPAQTQWEVVTLDCPDSPNVDKLVERIFHCSCQSCSKEGVQERALMQLYPADVAKDAPSLSDPPSVLESQTHLLLSADADPHKHAHPHTDHHILPHTSDGG; encoded by the exons ATGGGCAAAG gtgcagtcatgtgGCAGAGGATTCAGATTTGTTGCACACTGTTTGCACTGTGTTCAGCGGCACCACCTGCACACATCAACCGTCTGGCGTTGTTCCCTGACAAGAGCGCCTGGTGCGAGGCCAAGAACATCACGCAGATAGTCGGGCACACGGGATGTCTGCCTCAGTCTATTCAAAACAg GGCTTGTTTGGGCCAGTGTTTCAGCTACAGCGTCCCCAACACCTTCCCCCAGTCCACGGAGTCTCTGGTGCACTGCGACTCCTGCATGCCGGCGCAGACCCAATGGGAAGTG GTGACTCTAGATTGCCCCGACTCCCCTAATGTGGACAAACTGGTGGAGAGGATCTTCCATTGTAGCTGCCAGTCATGCAGTAAAGAAGGTGTCCAGGAGAGGGCGCTGATGCAGCTGTATCCGGCCGACGTCGCCAAGGACGCGCCGTCATTATCAGACCCCCCGAGCGTCCTGGAGTCCCAGACTCACCTCCTGCTCTCGGCGGACGCAGACCCCCACAAGCACGCTCACCCCCACACAGACCATCACATTCTACCGCACACATCGGACGGGGGGTAG
- the LOC130524053 gene encoding MICOS complex subunit Mic10-like, protein MADVQGRKWDRCLADTAVKTVTGLGVGIVFSILCFKRRIWPVSLGSGLGLGMGYANCQHELSSPYRVHMLKDRR, encoded by the exons ATGGCGGATGTACAGGGGCGGAAATGGGACCGATGTCTCGCCGACACAGCGGTGAAAACAG TAACTGGTCTCGGTGTGGGCATTGTGTTCTCCATTCTTTGCTTCAAAC GTCGCATATGGCCCGTCTCTTTGGGCTCTGGTTTGGGTCTGGGGATGGGATATGCAAACTGCCAGCATGAGCTCAGCTCACCGTATCGGGTTCACATGTTGAAG GACCGACGATGA